The Prevotella herbatica genome contains the following window.
CATGACTTAAATGCCAAGATAACAAACATCTTTGACAATCGTAATCGCATGTCATTAAGTGTTTATTCGGGTGAAGATAAAATGAGCACAAAAGATGAATACAATGATAGTTACAGTACATCTAATAATGACAAAGACTTGACGAAGAATGAATTCAACTGGGGCAACTTTAACATGGCTCTTCTTTTTGAACATCAGTTCTCACCAAAATTATTTGCCAATTTCAATGCTGTATACACTTATAATATATCCAGATACAAATCGCAAGAAGATAATTCGTATAACAATGGATCAAACGTTATAAACGAAAGTCATTATGAACATGAATACAAGTCATCGATACGTGACTATGGGTATAGAATGTCGTTTGACTATCGACCATCTCCACATCATCACATTCGTTTAGGAAACGACTTCACATGGCATTTTTTCAAACCACAGACAAGAAACTTAATAAACAGTTATGATAATTCGACTGGCAAAGATACAACATCCATGTCTAGCAAAAATAATTATCCAGCCCGTGAATGTAGTATATATGCCGAAGATGAAATGATTATCAATAATCATTGGAGCATAAACACTGGTATAAACGCATCATTATTTTCTATTCATGGTAAAACTTTCACCAACTTAAATCCACGTTTTGCGATGAAGTATCAACCTTATAACAATTTATCTTTCAAGGCTTCTTATACTTCTATGACACAGTATGTGCATAAGATATCAAACTCCTTTTTGGAACTTCCTACAGACTACTGGGTTCCAACAACAGAGATTTTACATCCAATGAATTCTTGGCAGTTGACGGCTGGAGCATACTTTCAACCAGATACACGCTGGTTAATTTCACTTGAAGCCTATTACAAACATAGCAACCATTTGCTTCAATATGCTAGTTGGTCAGGGATAGAACCTCCAGCAGCCAAATGGGACAAAATGATGATGGACGGCAAAGGCAGATTCTACGGTATGGAACTTGATGCATCATATAAAAGCGGCAATCTTCAACTTAGAGGCTCCTATACTCTTTCATGGAATCAACGGAAATATGCTGATTTCTATCCAGAATGGTATTTCGACAAGTTCGACAACCGCCATAAGATTGATGTATCAGCACACTGGCAAATCACCCACTCTATATCTGCATTTGCCGACTGGACTTTCCATTCAGGTAATCACATTACAATTCCAACACAGTATGTTCCGATGCCGAATGTACCAGAAGGAAAACCTTTAGAAAATTCGACATCAGATTTCATCTATGAGAAGCCTAACAACTTTAAGTTGCCAAACTATCACAGATTAGATATTGGATTTGACTTCCACCATGTAACAAAACATAATCACGAACGCATATTCAACATCAGTTTTTATAATGCTTATTGTCATCTCAACTCTATGTTTGCAGAAGTGAAACAAAAGCAAGATGGACATTTTTATATTAAGAATCATGCCTATATACCAGTGATACCATCATTCAGTTATACAATTAAATTTTAGAGACAATGGAAAAAATAATATACTTCATAATACTGCTATTCACACTTGTTTCATGCAAAGATGAAATTAGTCTTGATTCTATCAACAATAGTGACAAGATTGTGGTTTATTGTTTTCCTACGGAATCAGACACTACATATATGCAGATAGCAAGGAGTGTTCCTATAAAAAGCTATTCTAACATCATTGACAAAACAGCCATCGATAATGCAGAAATCAATTACACTGTTAACGGTAAAACAAGCAGGATTGAATCTATAGGAAAAGGCTTCTACAAGATAACAGGATTACAAAAAAAAGGAGACGACATTGCATTTTATGTGAAAACTGATGGATTACCTCCTGTTTCTGCAATAACAACTATTCCGGAATCCGTAAACATCTGTAAGCCTACAGAAAAAGGTATTACTTTGTATGACCAAGATTCAGAGTCCACACAGAAATTCGATCAAGTAACAGCAACATTTACAGATAATTCTAACACTCACGACTACTATGCAGTGAGAGTAATGGTAAAAAACTATACTGGGTACGTTAAGGTATCTAATAAAAATGAAATATACTATCTTCCAAATCTTGCCACTTATAAACAATACGACCACACAGATCAGTCAGACACGGTATCATTAGTATATAATGATTCTGTATATAGTGTAGCTGAGATAAATACAAGCAGTGAGGAACTTCTTTCGCCGACATCTGAAATGGATGATGGTTTCGGATTCTCTAATAATTTTTATCAAAATATGTATATTTTCGATGATTCATCCATAAATGGCAAAACATACACACTGCATCTTAATATTCCAAGTAATGCATCATACGGAGTCTCAACGAGTACAGGATATAAATATTATGATTTTGACAAAGCATATCAGGTACAGCTAATGCACTTGACCCCGCAATACTATCATTTTCTGAAATCACTGAATGAGATCCGAAACAACGATATGGCTCAATACGGATTGTCACAGATTAGTCCAACAGTATCAAATGTATCATCTGGACTTGGATTGTTTGGTGCATGGATTACTACTCAAACAACTTGGGTTAAAAAATAAAAGATAAAATTTATGAAAAAACAAGAAGATAAAAGTCTGGAATTTGTTATTAAACATTATAAGTATAGCAAACTAGACTGCAATGCAGCTTATCATCGACTAGCGATGCGTATCGGCATACAGAAACACAGTCATAAACTGTGGTGGGCAGCGGCGGCCTCATTCTTGCTTTTGTTGTCATTTGCAGGCATATACAATTATCTAAATCAAACAACAACTCTTTATGCCACTGTTTCGACAACAACTTACACCCTTGCTGACGGCACAAAAGTGACACTCTCTCCTCAATCATCATTATCATATAAAGATAGAAATTGCAGAGATATTGAGATTACAGGAAGAGTGTATCTTGATATATTTCATAACTCAAACAAACCATTTACCATCAGTGATGACTCATACAGGATAAACGATATAGGTACAAGACTTGAGGTTGACGAAACAGCTAACTCGACTACAGTGTATGTAGAACAAGGTGCTGTAAGTTTTGCATCAACATCAGACATAAGTCACGCTCTCCTTTTAAATCAAGGTTGCAAAGCTATATTGAAAAAGTGTGCAATACGTCCAGAAAGAATTGCAACAGAATCAGCAAACAGTACTTCATGGGCAACACATAAGTTCCAGTTCAGAGACACTCCACTGCGTGAAGTTCTTGCCGATCTCTCTGATTATTACAAGGTGTCTTTCGTTAGTGATAAGTATAATGTCAATCTTACAGCTGATTTCAGAGCCGACAATCTAAACACGATTATCAATATAATTCAGAAATCTCTTGATGTAAAGATAAAATATAAATCTAATTCTAAATAAATTTTCCAAATTATTAATCACTAGAATGCAAAAATGGCATGTCAGACTATTGTCTTGACATGCCATTCTGTATATCTAATTTAATAAATCCTCTTTCTTAAAAAGCGGACTCAGCTTTTTTAGCTAAGTTTGCCGCTTAAGTTGATTGCCTGTGCGATCATTACTGCAACTACTGCAAATACCATTAATGTTACCATAATCATTTTTCCTTTCTTAATTTTGTTATCCTTATATCTTTATCTTTTTATCACTGCAAAGATAGCAATATTTCGGTGTGTGCGCAAACAATTATGCTATAAAACATATTATAAGGCGTTTTTATTGATTTATAT
Protein-coding sequences here:
- a CDS encoding FecR family protein — its product is MKKQEDKSLEFVIKHYKYSKLDCNAAYHRLAMRIGIQKHSHKLWWAAAASFLLLLSFAGIYNYLNQTTTLYATVSTTTYTLADGTKVTLSPQSSLSYKDRNCRDIEITGRVYLDIFHNSNKPFTISDDSYRINDIGTRLEVDETANSTTVYVEQGAVSFASTSDISHALLLNQGCKAILKKCAIRPERIATESANSTSWATHKFQFRDTPLREVLADLSDYYKVSFVSDKYNVNLTADFRADNLNTIINIIQKSLDVKIKYKSNSK
- a CDS encoding TonB-dependent receptor — its product is MKLRKCVLLFFLLFVSLVITAKAKTMRQQIEWLRNERKMNFVYDSSLPLDRPYKGKSLQNMTIQQALQSLFANSEIDFSIIGDYIMLKQKTEAKPSVHTPHHKEQNDIKHNYTLSGFAEDVNGERLINATIQDMNTGLATMTNSSGFFSITLQEGTHNIRCGYIGFDDKQEKVNLKSNVHLNFILKENANIKEIVITADLNSPLMTTQTGKHSFGRQDIKTGYALLSSPDIIKTLQRSSGVASGVELTSGLYVHGGNNDENLFLIDGSPLYQVNHALGLFSAFNSDVVKNIDFYKGGFPARYGGRLSSVVDVRTDDGDLNHYHGSYRLGLLDGSLQFEGPIRKGKTSFNFGLRRSWIDLLSRPAFALYNKSSSSEDKLNLCYFFHDLNAKITNIFDNRNRMSLSVYSGEDKMSTKDEYNDSYSTSNNDKDLTKNEFNWGNFNMALLFEHQFSPKLFANFNAVYTYNISRYKSQEDNSYNNGSNVINESHYEHEYKSSIRDYGYRMSFDYRPSPHHHIRLGNDFTWHFFKPQTRNLINSYDNSTGKDTTSMSSKNNYPARECSIYAEDEMIINNHWSINTGINASLFSIHGKTFTNLNPRFAMKYQPYNNLSFKASYTSMTQYVHKISNSFLELPTDYWVPTTEILHPMNSWQLTAGAYFQPDTRWLISLEAYYKHSNHLLQYASWSGIEPPAAKWDKMMMDGKGRFYGMELDASYKSGNLQLRGSYTLSWNQRKYADFYPEWYFDKFDNRHKIDVSAHWQITHSISAFADWTFHSGNHITIPTQYVPMPNVPEGKPLENSTSDFIYEKPNNFKLPNYHRLDIGFDFHHVTKHNHERIFNISFYNAYCHLNSMFAEVKQKQDGHFYIKNHAYIPVIPSFSYTIKF
- a CDS encoding DUF4249 domain-containing protein, whose amino-acid sequence is MEKIIYFIILLFTLVSCKDEISLDSINNSDKIVVYCFPTESDTTYMQIARSVPIKSYSNIIDKTAIDNAEINYTVNGKTSRIESIGKGFYKITGLQKKGDDIAFYVKTDGLPPVSAITTIPESVNICKPTEKGITLYDQDSESTQKFDQVTATFTDNSNTHDYYAVRVMVKNYTGYVKVSNKNEIYYLPNLATYKQYDHTDQSDTVSLVYNDSVYSVAEINTSSEELLSPTSEMDDGFGFSNNFYQNMYIFDDSSINGKTYTLHLNIPSNASYGVSTSTGYKYYDFDKAYQVQLMHLTPQYYHFLKSLNEIRNNDMAQYGLSQISPTVSNVSSGLGLFGAWITTQTTWVKK